GAGCCGCTGGAGAAACCGCCGACACTCTCGCTCGGCGACCGACAGCGGCAGGCGCGAGACGACGGCCCGCCCTTCGATCCGAACGAGGGGGCCTCGCTCTGTGAGGGTGATCGCTCCCAGGGAATCCGTAGGTTCAATTTCCGCTTCCACCACGCCTCCCCCGCGCGGATACCATCCCCATTTTACGGTGCGCAGCGTCGCTCGACCGTTCATCCGCTGGAGCAGAGGAAGAAAGACCCGCTCGAGATAGGTCGTGGGCGGACTCCAGGGAACATGCGTTCCCCCCTTGAGGAGGAGCCGGGTCGGCCCCGGTGCAAATAACAGCGCCGGCAGGACCGTCTGAAAAATCAAGCTCACCGATCCGGCGCTCGCTTTCACCTTGCTGACATCGAACTCATAGGTTCCGCTGGTGATTGTGCCCGGGGTGAAGATCAGGAACTCGCCGCCGAGTTCTTCGCCGAGCGTCTTTCCTTGAGTCACCTCTTTGATCGCCCGGACGGCCGTGAGATGCTGCGGTTGAAGCCCCGGCGTTTTTCGACCCCGGCGAATATTGGTGATCTCAACCTCGCAGCCCAGAAGTGCCGCCATCGCCAGACTCGTTCGGAGAATCTGGCCACCCCCCTCGCCGAAACTGCCATCAATCTGTATCTGCTTCATGACACGGCTCCCTGAGCGCGGACAAGTCGGCTGATAGATTATACTCGATTCCCGCACCGTCGGGGCACATCGCCAATGTGCTATAGTTGAGTTCTAGTCTTTCAGCTGTGCTTTGGGAGGAAAACGGTGTATGGGCATCCTCCTGGTCCGGGACGGGAGAATAGAACTCCCGACAGGTCCAGACCATTCACGGATTCATCCGCCTGAGCCTATGAGGATCCGTGGTGATATTGTTTCACCGTGAGGCCCTGGCGATGACTTCACCTGTAGACAACACGCCGGTGGGTCAGCCACATCGGCTCCGCGCTTTCGTTCGGGAGGAATTGAAGAAATTCGGCGTGCTCGCCGAAGCGACCACCGATGCCGCTCTCATTCGTGAGTTTCTCGCCGATCTCTACGTCTATCAACTCCGTCGCCTCCGAGACCAGTTGCTCGCCGGGGCGTTTCCGAAGACAGAATACGCTGGCCGCGTTCTCGCCATTCGCCAGCAATATGCCCTCCTGTCTCTTCCTCTCTCCCGGTGGATCGAGCCGACGGACTCCCCAGAGAAGGAGAGAGCGACACCACCATAGCTCTTCGGGGGGACGGGTCACAGTTACCTCTGGCAGTCATCAGGCAGGGAAGCAAACCGGGTTCGCCTCCCTGCCCGTTCAGAGGCGGGAAGCAGCGGGGCTGCTCACAACCTCAGAATTCAATTCTCAGGCCAAGCTGGACCTCGCGCGGACTGAGCGCCGACGTGACCTGGCCAAACGTAGGAGTTCCCAGCGTCGTTCCCACGCCGGAGAAATTGGTGTGGTTGAAGGCATTGAAGAACTCCGCCCGGAACTGCATACCCACGGATTCGGTCACGCGGAACCGCTTGTAGAGCGAGAGGTCCCACAGGTGGAGCCCCGGACCGCGAACGATGCTGCGTCCGGCGTTGCCGAAGGTATTGAGCGCCGGCAGCGCAAAAGCCGCCGTATTGAACCACTGGCGCACCGTCTTGGGGCCTCGCGGATCCCCAACGAGATCGGGCCGCTGTGAGCCTCCGAAGAACGAATTCGCCCGATTGGGAGAGATGAAGATCGTCAAGGGCGTGCCCGATTCGCCCCGCACGATGCCACCCACCTGCCAACCGCCGAGGATGTTGTAAACAACACCTCGCGCTTGACGGAAGAACGGCAGCTCGTAGAGGAAATTCGCCACGAAAACATGCGTCTTATCGTAGGACGCCAATCCGCGATCCAACCGAAGGTTCCGCACATCCTGGGCGATGGTCGTGCGATCGTCGGGAGAATCCGTGATGACCTTCGACAGCGTGTAGGCGACACCGAATTGCAGACCCTGCGAGAGCCGCTTGTTCAGGCCGAGCTGGAACGAATCATATCGAGAACTGGCCGAGGTCTGCCGTTCGGTGATCAGTCCCCAGCCGCGGAATCGGGCATAGGCCGCCGGAGGAGACGGCGTGCCCGGCGGGGTCTGGTTGATGCGCACGGCACGTAACAGATGCGTTCCGTGATTGCCGACATAAGCTGCATCCACCGACAGTCCCCACCACAGCTCTCGCTGAATCCCGAAACTCCAGTGCTGAACCGTCGGTACCAGAAACTCCGGGCTCATGGAGATCAGGCTGCGAACGATCGCCTCCTCATTCCGTTGAGCCCCTCCCGAGGGATTGGACAACGTCGGTGTTCCCGCAGCACCGGCAGCGAGAAATTGAGCGGTCGTCACAAAGGGAGGATTGACAAACGCATTCTGCAAGGCAATCCCCACAAGCGTCCGGTCGAAGTAGATGCCATAGCCGCCGCGAATCGCCGTCTTCCCGGTACCGAAGGGATCCCACGCAAAGCCGAATCGAGGCCCGAACGTGTCCCAGTGCGAATCCACAACCCGACGTCCGAAAGGAGAGTTCCGTCCCGCAATCACAATGCCATTGAGAGGATCGCCCGTTCCGGGGATTCGGTTGCCACTGGCATCAATCTGATAGGCCCGGGCCGGATTGAAGAGGGTCGGGTCGAAATTCGTCAGCACATTCTCGGTATCGTAGGGCGGACGAATGAACGACCAGCGGAGACCGAGGTTGAGCGTCAGGTTGGGCGTGGCCTTCCAGTCATCCTGAATGAACGCTTCGTACATGTCGTAGCGAAGGTGAGAGGTGATATCAATGTCCGATTCGGTGTAGGATGACGCGCGCCCCAGGAGAAAGTCAGCGAAGGCATCTCCCGTCGAAGTGAAGACAGCCGACGACGTCCCGGGAAAAACGAACGCCCCGTTAGTGCCACTGGCGGCATTCTCGTTCTTGAATTCCCAGGAGAGAAGGATGCCCATCTTAAGGGTATGCTTGCCCCGGACGAGCGAGACCGTATCCTTGAGGCGATAGGAGCCATAGTTGTTATCGTAAGGACCGAAGAAGTTGAATCCGCCATAGCCCCCGGAGCCAAACGAGATTCCCGGCAACACTCCCGCTGGATTTTCGGGAAAGATTTCCGGGATGTTCAACCCCGGAATCTTTCGCGAAGCCCGCCCGGTGATCTCGCTGACGATTGCCCCCCGGGAGTAATTGAATGCCAGATTGTTCACCAGGGTGGGCGACGGAATCCAGTTCCACTCGGCTACCAGGTTTCGTCCAGGAATGTTGGTCTTCGTATCGGCAACACCGGGGAAAGCGGCATTGTTGGTGCCGAAGATCTCCCCGAAGGGTTCGGTCGAGGGAATGCTGTCGTGAATGAAGCGGGCGAAGAATTTGTGACGATCCGACAGATTATAATCCACGCGGATCAGCTCCTCACGATAGTTTCGACCGCTCGGCGCGGCTGCCGAGAAGTTTCGATTGCCGCCCAGAACCGCCGGATCGGAATTGGGCAGAGGGAAGAGGGACAGCAGCGCTCGGGCATTCGGATCTATTCGGTCCGGAGGAATGATGTTTCCGGGGAACGGTTGGCCCGTGAGGGGATCACGAATCACCACCGACGGGAACTCGCTGAAGTCGCCGCGCCGTTGACGCTCGGTCGGCACCCGCGTAATTACGACACCCCCACCACGCACGGTGCGAACTCGCCGCACCTCCTGGTTGAAAAAGAAGAAGAGCTTGTCGCGCTTGATCGGTCCACCGAGGTTCCAACCGAAATTGTGATATCGCAGCAGGGCCGGATCAGCCTTCCCGTCTCGATCTCGATCCAGCGTGCTGAAGAAATTCCGCGCATCCATGATGTCATTGCGCCAGAACTCGAAGGCTCCACCATGAAAGGTGTTGGTTCCGCTCTTGGTCACCACGTTGATCTGCCCGCCGGCGCTCCGACCGAACTCCGCGCTATAGTTGCCCCGGAGGATCTTGAACTCGGCCACGCTGTCCACGCTGATGTAGTTGATGACTGCCAGGTTGGAGCCCGTATCCACGTTGTCAGCTCCATCTATGAGCCAATTATTTTGCGACGCGCGGGCGCCATTGACGTTGACCGAAGCCAGATTATCCAAACCGACACCGACGCGCCCGCTGACGATGGCTCCCGCAGCCGACACGCCCGGTTGCAGCGCAACCAGTTGGAAAAGGCTTCGGCCGTTGAGGGGCATCTCTTTGACCAGCGTGCCCGTGATGACTGTGCCGACTTCCGCCGTCTCGGTTTGAACCGCCGGTACTTCGCCAACTACCGTGATCGTTTCCGTAATCTGACCGACCTCGAGCGTGACGTCCACCCGCAATCGGTCATTGACGGAAAGTTTGATGTCTCGCACGGCCGCTTTCTTGAAACCGGGCGCTTCGACGAGAACCTCATAGATCCCGATGGGCAGCAGCGTCGCCGTATACTCGCCCTCGCTGCTTGTGACGACCCGTCGTTCCAGCCCGGTGGCCGTGTTACGGATTCGGACTTCCACACCGGGAACAACCGCACCGGTCGTGTCCTTGACGAAACCGGTAATCGTTCCGGTGATCTCCTGCGCGCGACCTGGTGCTGCCAGGCTCATCCCCAGCAGCAGTGCGAGCGCAGAGAGTGCCATCAAACGTCGCATTAGTCTTCTCATCGCTAGAATCCTCCTTGTGACAGGTTCATTCGATGTTGTATCAAGCAAATCCTGTGCCATAGCTCTCCCGGTCGCACTCCACCACTGTCGGCGACACACTCCTCAAATCACTTATAGACTGCCCCGCGCTCGACGGGGAGAGAAACCGGGTGAGAGTCTGCCAAACATCGAGCGGAATTTAACCCGCGTGCGTCATTTTACCCGGCGCTCTTCTCCCGGTAAAGATCAGAATTCGGCATCGGTTTCCCGTGCCGGCTGATCCTTTGTCAGGCGAGATGGTCGGGGACGGGTTCTCCATGAACTCCGGCGGAGATTCGCGGCTCGCCCCCGCTCCATCACCGGACGAGGAATGAACTGCACCTATGACAATGTGACCGACATCTGGTAGTATTGATTTCCACTTCATCAGTAAGGTGCGGAACGGGCACATGCACAGAGACGATTCGATGGGAATCTTCGGCGAAGAAAACGACCTCATCATCAGTCGTCGGAAAAATCTCGATGCGATCATCGAACTCGGCTTCGATCCCTACCCGCATAAATTCGAGCGGACGCACACCATCACGGAGATCGTCCGCCGCTATGGACATCTTGCGGGCGCGAAACCGGTTGAGGAAATCGAGCGAATCAACCAGGACCTCAAAGGGGTTGCCGTCCGCGTGGCCGGACGGATGATGACGACACGGCGGATGGGACGGGCCGCTTTTGCTCACCTCTCCGATGGTGAGGAGCGCCTGCAAATTTACCTCCGCCGCAACGAAGTGAGTGAGCGCGAGTGGGGGCTCTATGAGCATCTCGATCTCGGCGATTTCATCGGAGCGGAAGGGTTTCTTTTCCTCACCCGGACGGGCGAGCTGACCGTCC
This Blastocatellia bacterium DNA region includes the following protein-coding sequences:
- the rtcA gene encoding RNA 3'-terminal phosphate cyclase, whose translation is MKQIQIDGSFGEGGGQILRTSLAMAALLGCEVEITNIRRGRKTPGLQPQHLTAVRAIKEVTQGKTLGEELGGEFLIFTPGTITSGTYEFDVSKVKASAGSVSLIFQTVLPALLFAPGPTRLLLKGGTHVPWSPPTTYLERVFLPLLQRMNGRATLRTVKWGWYPRGGGVVEAEIEPTDSLGAITLTERGPLVRIEGRAVVSRLPLSVAERECRRFLQRL
- a CDS encoding carboxypeptidase regulatory-like domain-containing protein — translated: MRRLMRRLMALSALALLLGMSLAAPGRAQEITGTITGFVKDTTGAVVPGVEVRIRNTATGLERRVVTSSEGEYTATLLPIGIYEVLVEAPGFKKAAVRDIKLSVNDRLRVDVTLEVGQITETITVVGEVPAVQTETAEVGTVITGTLVKEMPLNGRSLFQLVALQPGVSAAGAIVSGRVGVGLDNLASVNVNGARASQNNWLIDGADNVDTGSNLAVINYISVDSVAEFKILRGNYSAEFGRSAGGQINVVTKSGTNTFHGGAFEFWRNDIMDARNFFSTLDRDRDGKADPALLRYHNFGWNLGGPIKRDKLFFFFNQEVRRVRTVRGGGVVITRVPTERQRRGDFSEFPSVVIRDPLTGQPFPGNIIPPDRIDPNARALLSLFPLPNSDPAVLGGNRNFSAAAPSGRNYREELIRVDYNLSDRHKFFARFIHDSIPSTEPFGEIFGTNNAAFPGVADTKTNIPGRNLVAEWNWIPSPTLVNNLAFNYSRGAIVSEITGRASRKIPGLNIPEIFPENPAGVLPGISFGSGGYGGFNFFGPYDNNYGSYRLKDTVSLVRGKHTLKMGILLSWEFKNENAASGTNGAFVFPGTSSAVFTSTGDAFADFLLGRASSYTESDIDITSHLRYDMYEAFIQDDWKATPNLTLNLGLRWSFIRPPYDTENVLTNFDPTLFNPARAYQIDASGNRIPGTGDPLNGIVIAGRNSPFGRRVVDSHWDTFGPRFGFAWDPFGTGKTAIRGGYGIYFDRTLVGIALQNAFVNPPFVTTAQFLAAGAAGTPTLSNPSGGAQRNEEAIVRSLISMSPEFLVPTVQHWSFGIQRELWWGLSVDAAYVGNHGTHLLRAVRINQTPPGTPSPPAAYARFRGWGLITERQTSASSRYDSFQLGLNKRLSQGLQFGVAYTLSKVITDSPDDRTTIAQDVRNLRLDRGLASYDKTHVFVANFLYELPFFRQARGVVYNILGGWQVGGIVRGESGTPLTIFISPNRANSFFGGSQRPDLVGDPRGPKTVRQWFNTAAFALPALNTFGNAGRSIVRGPGLHLWDLSLYKRFRVTESVGMQFRAEFFNAFNHTNFSGVGTTLGTPTFGQVTSALSPREVQLGLRIEF
- a CDS encoding amino acid--tRNA ligase-related protein, encoding MHRDDSMGIFGEENDLIISRRKNLDAIIELGFDPYPHKFERTHTITEIVRRYGHLAGAKPVEEIERINQDLKGVAVRVAGRMMTTRRMGRAAFAHLSDGEERLQIYLRRNEVSEREWGLYEHLDLGDFIGAEGFLFLTRTGELTVHVQKLFFLAKALLPLPEKWHGLHDVETRYRQRYLDLIANRSSRQVFITRSRIIREIRRFFDERGYIEVETPMLTPLPTGAAARPFLTHHNALDIDLYARIAPELYLKRLIVGGFEKVYELNR